Proteins encoded within one genomic window of Chitinophaga parva:
- the ureB gene encoding urease subunit beta, which translates to MIPGEYFISPGHITCNEGLATVQVTVVNTGDRPVQVGSHYHFFEVNRQLEFEREAALGMRLNIAAGTAVRFEPGEQKTVELVALGGRHCARGHNGLVNGDVTETATRQEALDKLAPGHFKNKKV; encoded by the coding sequence ATGATCCCAGGCGAATATTTCATCTCCCCCGGCCACATAACCTGCAACGAAGGGCTGGCCACTGTGCAGGTAACCGTGGTGAACACGGGCGACCGTCCCGTGCAGGTAGGCTCCCACTACCATTTCTTTGAAGTGAACCGCCAGCTGGAATTTGAGCGGGAAGCCGCCCTGGGCATGCGGCTTAATATCGCCGCGGGCACCGCCGTGCGCTTTGAACCGGGAGAACAGAAAACCGTGGAGCTGGTAGCCCTCGGCGGCCGGCACTGCGCACGGGGACATAACGGCCTGGTAAATGGCGATGTAACGGAAACGGCTACACGCCAGGAGGCATTGGACAAACTGGCACCCGGACACTTCAAAAACAAAAAGGTATGA
- the ureA gene encoding urease subunit gamma, whose amino-acid sequence MHLTARETEKLLLFLAGELAEKRKARGLKLNYPEAIALISSRLQEAARDGQSVASLMHYGATILTREDVMEGVPEMIPEVQIEATFPDGTKLVTVHDPIR is encoded by the coding sequence ATGCACCTCACAGCAAGGGAAACGGAGAAGCTGCTGCTTTTCCTGGCCGGCGAACTGGCGGAAAAGCGCAAGGCCCGCGGGTTGAAGCTCAATTACCCGGAAGCCATAGCCCTGATCAGCAGCCGCCTGCAGGAAGCCGCCCGCGATGGCCAGTCCGTGGCCTCCCTCATGCACTACGGCGCCACCATCCTTACCCGCGAAGACGTAATGGAAGGCGTGCCCGAAATGATCCCCGAAGTACAGATAGAAGCAACTTTTCCTGATGGCACCAAGCTGGTGACCGTGCATGACCCGATAAGATAG
- a CDS encoding pyridoxal phosphate-dependent aminotransferase encodes MKLSHLAETLIGSEIIKLAGEIKDKMAKGEKIYNFTIGDFDPKIFPIPAAFEQEIVNAYHDHYTNYPPADGILELRKAVGDFISDREGLSYDPASEIVISCGGRPIIYATYRTIVDRGEKIVYATPSWNNNHYTHFLEAEHVVLETKPENDFMPTAAELKPLLKGATLLALCSPQNPTGTAFHKQQLEEICDLVIAENKSRSADEKPLYILFDQMYWVLTFGETQHYTPVGLRPELRDYTIFIDGMSKSFAATGVRVGWALGPKHVISKMKSILSHVGAWSPMAEQKAAAKFLVQKEAINTYLAHFKGEIEERLFKIHEGFQALKAAGHQVDSIAPQAAIYLTLKIDLVGKTTADGKKLEDQAAVTSYILDEAKLGLVPFVAFGASKNSPWYRLSVGTCVKEEIPAMFAQLKAALEKLK; translated from the coding sequence ATGAAACTATCTCATTTAGCGGAGACACTGATTGGATCTGAAATTATCAAATTGGCCGGTGAGATTAAGGACAAGATGGCGAAGGGTGAAAAGATCTACAATTTCACCATCGGTGATTTTGACCCGAAAATTTTTCCTATTCCTGCGGCCTTTGAACAAGAGATCGTGAACGCCTATCATGATCATTATACCAACTACCCGCCTGCCGATGGTATCCTGGAACTGCGCAAGGCAGTAGGAGATTTTATCAGCGACCGCGAAGGCCTCAGCTATGACCCGGCTTCCGAGATCGTGATCTCCTGCGGTGGCCGCCCCATTATCTATGCTACTTACAGAACCATCGTAGACCGCGGCGAGAAGATCGTGTACGCTACCCCGTCCTGGAACAATAATCACTATACCCACTTCCTGGAAGCAGAGCACGTGGTGCTGGAAACCAAGCCGGAAAACGACTTTATGCCCACCGCTGCTGAACTGAAGCCCCTGCTGAAAGGCGCTACCCTGCTGGCCCTCTGCTCCCCGCAGAACCCCACCGGTACCGCTTTCCACAAGCAACAGCTGGAAGAGATCTGCGACCTGGTGATCGCTGAAAACAAATCACGCAGTGCAGACGAAAAGCCCCTCTACATCCTGTTCGACCAGATGTACTGGGTGCTCACCTTTGGTGAAACACAGCACTACACCCCCGTAGGCCTGCGCCCCGAGCTGCGCGACTATACCATCTTCATAGACGGTATGAGCAAATCCTTTGCGGCCACCGGCGTGCGCGTAGGCTGGGCACTGGGCCCCAAACATGTGATCAGCAAGATGAAATCCATCCTCTCTCACGTAGGTGCATGGAGCCCCATGGCAGAGCAGAAAGCCGCCGCCAAATTCCTGGTGCAGAAAGAAGCGATCAATACCTACCTGGCCCACTTCAAAGGCGAGATCGAAGAACGCCTGTTCAAGATCCACGAAGGCTTCCAGGCCCTCAAAGCCGCCGGTCACCAGGTAGACTCCATTGCCCCGCAGGCCGCCATTTACCTCACCCTGAAAATTGACCTGGTAGGTAAAACCACCGCTGATGGTAAGAAACTGGAAGACCAGGCAGCCGTTACCTCCTACATCCTGGACGAAGCTAAACTGGGCCTGGTGCCGTTTGTAGCCTTTGGCGCTTCTAAAAATTCTCCCTGGTACCGCCTCAGCGTGGGCACCTGCGTGAAGGAAGAGATCCCGGCTATGTTTGCCCAGCTGAAAGCAGCCCTGGAAAAATTGAAATAG